The following proteins come from a genomic window of Malus domestica chromosome 02, GDT2T_hap1:
- the LOC103413277 gene encoding zinc finger A20 and AN1 domain-containing stress-associated protein 8-like, with product MEHNETGCQAPPEAPKLCANNCGFFGSPATMNLCSKCHKDLVLKQEQAKVVAASIDSAVNGSPSESGKGPVATAAVDVQAGPADVMLISTQASSTPSLNIKREEKVKETPTRCGTCRKRVGLTGFSCRCGDLFCAVHRYSDKHNCPHDYRTAAQDAIAKANPVVKAEKLDKI from the coding sequence ATGGAGCACAATGAGACAGGATGCCAAGCTCCTCCTGAAGCTCCCAAGCTTTGTGCCAACAACTGTGGATTCTTTGGAAGTCCAGCAACCATGAATCTGTGTTCCAAGTGCCACAAGGACTTGGTGTTGAAGCAAGAACAAGCTAAAGTCGTTGCGGCATCCATTGATAGCGCGGTGAATGGCAGCCCCTCTGAAAGTGGGAAGGGGCCTGTTGCTACTGCTGCTGTAGATGTACAAGCTGGCCCCGCAGATGTGATGCTTATCTCAACACAGGCATCCTCTACTCCATCTTTGAACATTAAGAGGGAGGAGAAGGTGAAAGAGACTCCTACCAGGTGCGGCACTTGCAGGAAACGTGTTGGTCTAACTGGGTTCAGTTGCCGATGTGGAGATCTCTTTTGTGCAGTTCATCGGTACTCTGATAAACACAACTGCCCTCATGATTACCGGACTGCTGCTCAGGATGCAATAGCCAAAGCCAACCCGGTTGTCAAGGCAGAAAAGCTGGATAAAATCTGA